The following coding sequences are from one Paenibacillus sp. FSL R5-0912 window:
- the mtrB gene encoding trp RNA-binding attenuation protein MtrB encodes MTEKHNEVNPAPSGSDYIVIKAKENGVQVIGLTRGLDTRFHHTEKLDKGEVLIAQFTDHTSAMKIRGKAEIWSKHGQLESES; translated from the coding sequence ATGACTGAGAAGCACAATGAAGTGAATCCTGCACCATCAGGCAGCGATTATATCGTAATCAAAGCCAAAGAGAACGGAGTTCAGGTCATCGGACTGACAAGGGGCTTGGATACCCGCTTTCACCATACGGAGAAGCTCGATAAAGGCGAAGTCCTCATTGCCCAATTCACAGATCATACCTCAGCAATGAAAATCCGCGGCAAAGCTGAAATCTGGAGCAAACACGGACAATTAGAGAGTGAAAGCTGA
- a CDS encoding HU family DNA-binding protein: protein MNKSDLINVVTEATELPKKDATKAVDAVFEAITGALQSGDKVQLVGFGNFEVRERSARKGRNPQTGEEIEIPSSKVPAFKPGKALKDGIK from the coding sequence ATGAACAAATCAGATTTGATCAACGTAGTTACAGAAGCAACTGAACTTCCCAAGAAAGATGCTACTAAAGCGGTAGATGCCGTTTTCGAAGCTATCACAGGTGCGCTGCAAAGCGGAGATAAAGTACAGCTGGTTGGATTCGGAAACTTTGAAGTGCGCGAACGTTCCGCACGCAAAGGCCGCAACCCGCAGACTGGTGAAGAAATCGAAATTCCTTCGAGCAAGGTACCGGCATTCAAACCCGGTAAAGCGCTGAAAGACGGAATCAAATAG